ttcTCCGGATACCTTTTACAGCGAAGAGAAGCAATCTGTCTATCTTAGACCAACTGCAGATCAAGACTAGACTGTcacactctgccttcgccgcgcactcgagtacttcggtcatattgctcggaaaacaccggatagcttagagagactattcgtgatagggaagatcgagggaaagagaccgcgcgggcgcagtccgacaaggtggttcgaccaaatccgcaccacactagagattccattccacgacgcccttcatgcggctgatgatcggaggcgctggcgggacgtTACGAGGAGCAAAATCCTGACgacatataatggtcacgaccctcagcagtggggaaacgacgcgaggaggaggagaatGCGTTTCGGGATtatttgaagcagtaatgcgtttgtagatttctatgggctccagtagccacttaacaccaggtcggctgtgagctcgtccacccatctaagcaataaaaaaaatcatgtacaTACCTACTTATAACAGGATATTAAAGGGCTgtcatagaaaataaaacaacataatatttaataaaaaaaattgatgctATTTAgcatccattttttttattaaatatttggttaccggggcccatctATGGGCcgtagatgggccgtgagctcgtcagcccacctaaacaataaaaaaattatacaaatatggcaagttttttttttttacgtcaaCGTAATAcgacaaatattaaaattaatcaacaatttgatttgaaaaattatttcagcccatttattgaggaaggctataaccCAGGGGTGGCCAATTTTATTAGAACCAAAACCCACTGTTCACTGATGAAAGGCCCACCGAGgctctcgtcggatcttctcagtgggtcgcgtttctgatccgataggtaaaaaaaacaactgacgAACGACTCTGCGATCTATCAaagaaatttattgaattttaatgaaacattatAGTTCAGCGTACAAATATGTACTCTAATTtgttctattaaaattattaacataaaaGTGAAGTTTAATCTTAGAATCTATTTCATagttaatacacataaattagttctaattaagcaactcaagcactcaacaaaaatgtttacgggcgtcggctactagatggcttcgattcgattagtttctcattgctcctgtagatggcagtaacgaAAGCAGTTGTTCAAAACATTTTCTTCAAATTTGGATATTTGTCTTTGGAAACCAATGCCTGAAAATCTTGACCTGAGGATGACCGCTCCACATGAGgatgtactttaaaaaattacatttattttcttaattgatATGAACgtattgtattttgattattGCATTACAAGTACAAATTGTTACCCGGGtgcaatataaaagaaaatgtcaatttattttttattcaataatatgtagttttattttctataatgacAGCCCTCGAATATTTCGTTCTAAGTATGTacatgtttctttttattgcttagatgggtggacgagctcacagccgacctggtgttaagtggctactggagcccatagacatctacaaacgcattactgcttcgaaTAATCCCATAACGCTGCTTCAAAAAATCTGCCTAACTTTGCCCAtctccaaaacataaaaattaaacttttgacCTTTTATGACAAGGTTAAATATGAATACTACTCCAATACTTCATGGGTATGGAATCTGTCTATTTGGAAACATATATTTTaactgtattattattgtttggacAAAGTAGAGAGAAAATCAACAACTTTGCATGGCTATGTTCAAGCTTATTTCTCAGAAAATATGAGGCCTAGGTTATAATGAGTTGTTTTGCAAGGACCATAAAGTTCCGAATGGCATTTGTCTTTTACAAGTTGTATACGACATTATGTATTTACatcaaaaaaattcataaaaacctAGAAATTCTTGCAACGATCAAGcattttatgatattatatattCTCAGATACATTATTAAACTATCAATTTGTGCAAATGCTTTGTTACACTTTACACATGAATACTGTTTTTCTCAAATATGCGTTTTCATATGTGAATTAAAATTACCAACACTGAAAAACCTTTTCCACACAATTCACAATAATAGGGCTTCTTCTCTAGAAGGTATCTTTGTGTGTTTTTAAATGACTGATGTGTGTAAAACCTTATGTACAAACTTCACTAGCAGACGGTTTGTCTTCTGTATGTATTCTCATGTGTGTTCATAGATGACAAATTTGTGATTCACAAATTGTGAAATATGTTTCTGCTTTATGTGTTATCATCTGCATTttttaacaatgaaattatGCAGTCTTTTTATTACACATCACAAACAAAGTTTTTCAGCAGTGTGTTttacatatatgtttttttaaacaactcATCTGTGCAAAAGATTTTTTACACATATCACAAACATAAGATTTCTCTGCCAAATGTGTTGCTATGTGGATATTTAAATTACTCATTCGCGAAAAGTCTCTTCAGTAGAAAAGAAATTCTCTGCAGTATGTCTTCTCTTGTGTATGTTCAAAGTATCAATTCGTGCATAGCACTTCTGACACACTTCACAAATGTACGGTTTTTCTCCAGTGTGTATTCTTAGATGGgattttaaatgattaatttggTTAAAACCTTTTCTACACACTTCACAAATGTGCGGTTTTTCTCCAGTGTGTATCCTTATATGAGATTTTAAATTACCAATGTGGGCAAAACCTTTTCTACATACTTCACAAATGTAAGGTTTTTCCGCAGTATGTATTCTAATGTGTGTTTTTAATTCACCAATTTGTGTAAAGCGTCTTTCGCACACTTCACAAACATAAGGTTTCTCTGCAGTATGTGTTCTCTTGTGTATTTTCAAAGTATCCATTCGTGCATAGCACTTCTGACACAGTTCACAAATGTACGGTTTGTCTCCAGTGTGTATCCTTATATGAGATTGTAAATTACCAATTTGGGCAAAACCTTTTCTACATACTTCACAAATGTACGGTTTTTCTCCAGTATGTATTCTTATATGAGATTTTAAACTACTAATTTGGGAAAAACCTTTTCTACATATTTCACAAATGTAAGGTTTTTCCGCAGTATGTATTCTAATGTGTGTTTTCAAATCAGCAATTCGTGTAAAGCGTTTTTCGCACACTTCACAAACATGACGTTTTTCAGAAGGATGCATTCTCATGTGCGTTTTAAAGTTctctttaaatacaaaacattttgTACTAATTTGTAcaactttctttttatttatttttattttttggctctggcacggtttgtgcattagccagcgtcaagtaataacgtttttataattcgccgttttatttatttacagtttataaataataaaaaacgaaggaaacttatcgcaacgaaacataaatgatttagaacgaattgaatttacaaaaaaatcagaataattatataacagggaaaataaatcaaaattatagtttaatgttattatttaaaataaacctacTTAAACTACTATATACAAGGGGATTAAAATCTCGAAGAAGTAAAGAAATATTAGTAGGAAGGGGAACAGAGAGAGATACTAAAGAAGTATATAAAggacaagaaaagaaaatatgattcaGGTCACAATAACTCTCGCCACACTCACAGGCGGTACTAGTTACGATACCAAGTTTGTTCAAATGAACTGGAAGGCTGTTATGTCCCAGACGCATACGAATTATAGTAGAAGTGGCGGTCCTACCAAACGACAATTTGGCAAACCATGGCTTCCTGGGAACGGAAGACTGTATAGCATGCAAGAAACGACCCTTAATCCGGCCGCTCTCTTCCCAACACATATTCCACGATTTGTGGAGGCATATGCCGGGCAAAGCAGCAAGATCATGGCCAAAATTCTTGTACGGGTATACGTCACCGGTCACAGTAGCACTGTTGGCCAAACTGTCAGCTTTCACATTTCCAGATATGCCACAGTGAGTAGGTACCCAACAAAATGATACTAAATAGTTGTGTGATTGGCAGTGCAACAGCTTTCtcttacattcaaatattacatgaaaaaaGGGTTAAGTTTTAGTGACAATTTTGCTAAGCTCTGTAATGCACTTAAGGAATCAGTAAAtacaacggtttttttttagtttgaaagacAGCACATATTCAAGAGCTTTTAATAGTCCAAAACAATCACCGGTAAAGACCGATGATTCCggaggtaatttaattttctgaacTATGTTGTACTGTTTGTGATACACTCCAACACCAACACACCCACTGGAGTGTTTAGATACATCTGTATAAATTTGATGCCAGTTAGGCCATTTACTATTGacattgcaattaaaattttcattggcattaaaatcagatttttcAATGCCAAGAGAAAAGCAAATCACTGGAGAAAGTAAAAGAGAATCATAAGAAGCGCCAAATAAAGGAAGCACCTGAAAAGAATGAGTTGGGGCttgtaattgtttgaatttcaggAATCTTTTTAACAGACAAGGTAAAGGTTTATGTGAAGAGGGTACTTTTTTAGAAAGAAACTCTAGTTTCGAAATGAGGGGATGATTATGGAACtgaacaattttaaaaatgaatctaTCGGACAGATATTGACGTCTTAAGTTTAAAGGCGGGTCACAACATTCTATTTGCAGAGCATTAACCGGGCTCGATTTCATGGCACCAGAAACAATCCCTAGACTGTATGAGATCTAGTTTTCTAAAGCCAGCCACATTACCTGGGTCTAAGAAAAAGGTCCCAAAATCCAGTATACTTCTAATGACAGCATTATACACCAACCTCAGTGTAGCCGGGTGAGCACCCCACCAAACCCCACCGAGACATCTCAGCATGTTCAAGTTTCGCTCACATTTACTAACCACAAATTCGCAGTGTGGTTGACCCGTCAAGAATAGCTCCTAAGAACTTAACTTGATTTCTAATGGGTAATATATCGCCATCATATGTTATAATAGGTGAGCAAGGAGTACGGGATTTGGTGAAAAGTACAACGGTACTTTTTGAGGGAGACAGATCTAGACCATTTGCATCCATCCAGATTTTTAGCAAAGATAAAGAGGAGGAAACATATCGTTCAGCAGTACTTACAGACATATCAAAGGCATAAATAACCAAGTCATCGGCATACTGTAATAAACTAACTGAATCTTCGACTGAACCTTCTAGATCATGtgtataaatattgtacaataaaggACTCAGAACAGAACCCTGTGGCAAACCTCTCCATACCTGCTTATAAGGGCCGCcaacatctaaaataattttcctctccgaaagaagatttacaatggaattagttaaaaaatagggaacctttaatttatctaatttactttttagaatATGTAATAGAACGTTATCATAAGCCGAATctgggagtaatcagcggcggcaacgataaggcgattatcatgacgcatagccttatcgaagtaccgttccgacgctgacttcatgtatttctggatagattcgaggcccaggtcgtcgtgtaggtcaacgttcctcacgaaccacggagctccgacggctaacctgcaaaagcgggattgtagagcttggagggtgtctatgtgtgtgcgggccgcgtaagcgaacaccacactcgcgtaagtcatgacgggccttatgcaagttttgtaaagtgtcaccttgttccgaagggacattttactccgcttacagatcatggggtagagtctaccgagaataaacgcggcacggtcacggactgattttatatgcgggcggaatgtcatcgatgcatccagggtaacgcccaggtacttgaccttcctggcccagggtatgggttgtctaaagagagtaatcgggggtgtgagattcctcctcctaatttatttatttatttatttatttatttatttatttatttatttgggaaacaaacagtacaatacaaaacatacaatatttaaaaaaaaaatagctaaaacaataaccaaatatgtttccacaatcaaaatcacatataagtagacagtgaacaagaagagaaatttagaaattcaaattacaaaaaaacaaaagcaacacaatacgcacatatcattttatacattaactcacactataaaactacaacacttatcgggccaaatcaccctttaaacactccaaaacagcttttctatatgctacaagtgacaagtaaaagatatcagcattagagaacttagcatcatacaacctacaagatctacggacaaaagagttagaagcatatttcgttcgagccgtggacatgtggaaggtctgtttagaacgcgcggaaatacgactacatttaaatgaaattttggaaagaagatagctagaatcaatctcgttatttatttattttatataaaaacatttgatccctcagtagcctgcgatcgactagagagacaaattctgtcggttctggagagttaaagcgacgacaatggtataaaagatgcttaaaaaactttttttggactctttctagtcgctgaatataaatattatattgggggttccatgtgacggagccatattccaatatagaccgtacaaaactgttgtacaacagaatcaaagtagatggtcttttaaagtctttaccaactctaagtatgaagcctaacattcgaaaagccttatttactatttcattaacatgaaaatcaaaaatcaaactggaatccaaataaatacccaaatcacgaacaactgtggtgcgtaccaaagtttgaccattaatagaatagtcatacaagatattcgatcttccacgtgagaatgttataatagtacacttattagtattcactgtgagtaagttattttgacagtaaacaaataagttgttcaaatcatcctgtaattccaaacagtcgtttaaggactttataactttatatacttttttgtcatcagcgtacataatgaatttggatttcctgaaaacattcgaaacgtcattgacatatatattaaataacataggaccgagatgagagccctgaggaactcccgagggaacaggtgcaaatgatgaacaaaaaccattgaaagtcacagcctgactgcgatctctaacataagactcaagccaccgcagcaaatcaccgtggaccccaagtccatgcaatttctcaatcaaaatgtcaaaatttattcgatcgaacgctttggaataatccgtgtacaccacatcaacctgatgaccatcctccatggagctcaatacataatccaaaaactcacagaggtttgtctcagtagatctatggcttataaaaccatgttgttgctctataatatgaggcctaatcaagggaaataaaaaatcataaactatacgttcaaacatcttagggatggcacaaattttagaaattggtctgtagttagctatgttatgtttatcaccgctcttaaagactggcaccacgaacgaccgcttccaaatacggggcataacaccagttgataatgagtgattaaaaagaagatgcaaagggtaacacagctgagcgtaacattgtcgcaaaaaaacaggcggaataccatccggaccagcacccttggaaatatcaagattttttaaatattgcttgactttacccaccgaaataaaaaatgaagaaatatctacacagttaaggtcgtaagaagcaggggtataacttaacgatgatgttgactgtgtattgttagttaaaaaggcagaaccaaaatgaacatgaaataaattacatatttcagaaccatcagatgagcacctatcatttaagaacaattcgttaggaaaatccccagcactcctcttggatttaacaaatctccaaaattgcttactgcacttcaagatatcatcctcacactttgttatgtgtgcattgtaacagcaaatttttaaggctttttgtctttcgcgaagaacagaaaaacttgaatagtcggccaatcgaccataacatttccatttcctgtgaaattttcttttttctttaatcaactTGATTAAAGCAGAGGAGTACCAGTAAGGGAAATTGGAGTTACCATTTACGACCTTCACAGGCACATTATCAGAAATAATCTTGTCTAAGATTTCATGAAACTTGCCCACGGCCATGTCGACAtctaaattcataaaagattgttTCCAATCAATTTTCGAAAGTTCCTCGTTAATAATAGAGTAGTCACTTTTATGGAAAAGCAATATGGACCGGCCAGGAGAACGTAGGGGTCTCACGTCTAACCCCTGAATCTGAATATCTAAGGCTGGATGATGATCATCCTCAGATACAAGAGGAAGGGACGAACGAACAACCTTACAAGCACAATTACTTATTACTAAATCtaagcatcttttatttatattagaaatcgaattaaattgtttaaaactattaaaagctaaaaaattagaaagaccAAAGACAAGTGAGTCCCACCGATCACCATTCAAGAGTCTAGCAGGTCCATCAACACCGATCAGCTCCCAAGAAGCATTCCTTATATTGAAATCGCCGACGCACAAAAATTCGTCACCGGGATTAGTAATAATTGTGTCAGAAATATCCTcaaaaaaaccaatttcatcTTCAAACTGAGAGGAACATTGAGGAAAATAGCAACAGTAAAGATGGAGTAGTTTACTAACGTTATtgtgcttaatatttatttttatcgaaataataTCAGCTGATCGGTTTCTGTTGGAAGGGAGAcaggttaaattaaaaacggtaATTCCTCTACGCACAGCAATAAGTACCCCGCCACCCAAAGAATCATTTCGAGAGTTATAGTTCCGATCGCAACGGTATACAACAAAACGCTCATCAAACAACTCCGAGTCATAAATACTCGGCATTAACCATGTCTCACTAAGACATATAATATCATTatcacataaaataatgtttctataaaacaaattagttttactACGTAAACCACGAACGTTCtggtaaaaaatctttaaattagccattagagagagagagaaaaaatagatcatataaataattaaccaaCAGTATTAATAGTCCACGGCTCAAACCACAGCATAATAATTGACATGTCAATACATAAGTACCTACACAAACGAGAATATAGATCTCAACATTAATCAAACACCCACCCCAGGAGTAAAAGTTCCAAacgaacaatataaaaaattctcCAATGCTAAACAATAAGTATGTTGCTATATCATAACAAGCCttacataataatgttattaaaatagttaaaaaaacatttaaaagtttcTCAAAAAAATGAAATAGTCCGATCATCaacttttgaaaagaaaaaaacaaaattatgatatattttacattacaaaaaatagcatgtgctttaaaaacaatgaatataataataaggaaaacacctatataattttttttaaatcatcttgGGAAGCAATCACGACTGGCGGACTAACATCGTTTTTTCGCACCAGTATAGTACAATTACGTACCCACacgtatttgtaaaatttttccTTGGCTaaattttttacgttttttaacaaaagtttattatttttcgtgaGGTGGTCATTAAAATAAAGCCTAGATGAATCATGTGGGAATCCAATATCAGAAGATTTCAATTCCTTCAATCTCCGCAATTTAGCCAACATGTCATCCTTCCTATATCGGGATACAAATCTAAGAATAACTGGCTTTGATCTGCTACTGCCTCTGTCCATCGGCGCAACCCTTGTAACAAAATCGACGTCTATCTGAGGATTCAAGGCAAAACCCGCCTTCTCGGCAATTTTCGAGACCAATTCTATTAGATTTTCGCCTTTCCTTTCGGGGATACCCAGAATTTCTATATTAGATCTCCTGCTCCACTGCTCTTTTAAGTTGAACTGAGAATCAATGGATTGCATTCTTGAATCCAGTATACTGAGCTCGTTTTTGAGTGTTGGAATAACTTTCAGATGGTCATTAAACTCAAGAAATCTTTTTGATATGGCTTCATACTTGTCACTAATGAAGGAGACACTATCACGAAGAGTTGAGATTTCACTCTTGAGTTCAAGAATAGTGTCCCTGAAACAAGCAACAGCTTCCTGGACTTCCGCGCGCACTATACTCCTGACCTGTTCCAAAGGGACAACCTGTAATTCAGGTCCCTCACGTTCCCTGGATCCAGTACGCAACGGTCTCATCGTAACATTGGATGTATCAGGTGCTCGAGGCCTCACATTGCCTCGGACAGGAGTGTCATCATTAACAGTGCGTGATCTAGTCGCACAATTAAGACATATCCATGTAGACTTAAATTCTGAATCCGGCGTCCAATCCTTTTTTGCAGGAAGAACACAGCcgatgtgataataatttctaCACACTGTACACACCAAGGTTGACTTCTTATTGTCACGAGTATTGACCACTTTATTACAGCAGGTGTActccataataaattataaattacgagATTAGATTCAAAGTAATATGAAGGCAATGTATAATTTAGCAGGAGAGTTCAGTTAATTGTTGGAGCAACAGGGCGACGACCAAACGTAGGTCCAGCGATGCAAGTTCACGCCCGGCCGCCCGAGTACTTTTTTGAATGTTTGTAATTTCTTCGACTCGACACACTCAAAGCGCACACGCGTGTCAAGCAAACAAGCA
The sequence above is drawn from the Bombyx mori chromosome 11, ASM3026992v2 genome and encodes:
- the LOC101744772 gene encoding zinc finger protein 239-like; its protein translation is MHKPCQSQKIKINKKKVVQISTKCFVFKENFKTHMRMHPSEKRHVCEVCEKRFTRIADLKTHIRIHTAEKPYICEICRKGFSQISSLKSHIRIHTGEKPYICEVCRKGFAQIGNLQSHIRIHTGDKPYICELCQKCYARMDTLKIHKRTHTAEKPYVCEVCERRFTQIGELKTHIRIHTAEKPYICEVCRKGFAHIGNLKSHIRIHTGEKPHICEVCRKGFNQINHLKSHLRIHTGEKPYICEVCQKCYARIDTLNIHKRRHTAENFFSTEETFRE
- the LOC134199611 gene encoding uncharacterized protein LOC134199611 gives rise to the protein MRPLRTGSREREGPELQVVPLEQVRSIVRAEVQEAVACFRDTILELKSEISTLRDSVSFISDKYEAISKRFLEFNDHLKVIPTLKNELSILDSRMQSIDSQFNLKEQWSRRSNIEILGIPERKGENLIELVSKIAEKAGFALNPQIDVDFVTRVAPMDRGSSRSKPVILRFVSRYRKDDMLAKLRRLKELKSSDIGFPHDSSRLYFNDHLTKNNKLLLKNVKNLAKEKFYKYVWKPIS